The following proteins are encoded in a genomic region of Populus trichocarpa isolate Nisqually-1 chromosome 13, P.trichocarpa_v4.1, whole genome shotgun sequence:
- the LOC112323770 gene encoding uncharacterized protein LOC112323770 translates to MLSRGDSHSSLCHLCVEAAMKKLADPGNTDFDKHLAEHKATLDKLNKQYFDNLKELDALKRRGKELEELEKVARSKSLFGAPINELSLHELEMLRKSLKEIKENILKQIEKISADTENPTSSSSANIAGVINPSVSSTARGSSSADVNDHDDGHGH, encoded by the coding sequence ATGTTGTCCCGTGGTGATAGCCATTCCTCTCTTTGTCATCTCTGTGTTGAGGCAGCTATGAAAAAGCTAGCTGACCCTGGGAACACAGACTTTGACAAGCACTTGGCTGAACACAAGGCCACTCTGGATAAGCTTAACAAACAGTATTTTGATAACCTCAAAGAATTGGATGCCCTAAAGCGGCGAGGGAAGGAACTTGAGGAGCTGGAGAAGGTGGCCCGTAGCAAGTCTTTGTTTGGTGCGCCAATTAATGAACTCAGCTTGCACGAGTTGGAAATGCTACGGAAGTCCttgaaagaaattaaggaaAACATATTGAAGCAAATTGAGAAGATTTCTGCGGACACTGAAAATCCAACCTCATCCTCCTCTGCGAATATCGCTGGAGTCATCAATCCTTCTGTGAGTAGCACTGCCAGGGGTTCTTCCTCTGCTGATGTCAATGACCATGATGATGGCCATGGACATTAA